In the Sulfobacillus thermosulfidooxidans DSM 9293 genome, AGAACGAGATGAAAAATTCCAAGCATAAATTCTTTATGATATTGCATAAAGATGCATATTGCCGTACACTGATAGAAAATTTTTAAGGAGCGATCTGTGTGCTCATTCGAGCAGCCCGTCCCGAAGATTTAGAAGATATTTACCAACTCGTCACGTATTACGCGAATCAAGGTGCGTTACTTCCTCGCACGCGCGAATCGTTGGTTGCTCATTTGCCTCATCTGGCCGTGGCCTATCAGAACAGTCGGTTGGCCGGGGTTGTCGCCCTTCATCGTTTAGAACCGACAGTCAGTGAAGTGCGCTCACTTGCTGTCGATCCGGCGTTTCACAAACAGGGCATTGGTCAACAACTTGTTCTTTATGCGGTCCATCAAGCTGAAGCTGAAGGTTATCATAAGGTTATCGCGTTTACCCGGCAAGTGACCTTTTTTGAACACTGTGGTTTTCATGCCGTGCCGCGTGAAAGCGTTCCTGGAAAATATTTTATTGATTGCGTCGGGTGCCCCATGTTAACGCATTGTGACGAGATTGCCATGGAAAGAGTGTTATCCGTGGACTCGACTCGCACATCGCTCACGGCAGCGCCGGCGTCCTTGACCTAATCACTCAGATCCGCAATCTTTCTAATGCCGTGCGATGATCGCATAGACGCTCAACCACAATGGAAGCATTTTTCTTCATCCAGTTAAATGGAAAATTTTATGAATACTTACGCGGCCGCGCCAATGCCTGGCGCGCCGCGTCATAAGGTTTACTCCACTTGATACCCCGCTGCAATCACGGCTTGTTTGAGTTGCTCCAAAGACGTCTTGCTTTCATCATATGTAACTTTAGCTAATTCTTGGTCGAGACTTACGGACGCCGTTTTGACGCCGTCAACGCTTTTTAAAGCATTCGTAACGGTCATAACACAATGGTTGCAGGTCATACCTTTAACTCCGAGGCTCACTCGTTCCATTAAGATCCTCTCCTTTTCTCGTCTCCCCGTTTATTGTCGAACCCGTGCCCACGATTTTTATACGGGCCATCTCACGCCTCATCAATAACCATATGACGGAGCGTTAAAGAATTCGTCACAACCAGGACCGAGCTAAAAGCCATGGCGGCTCCGGCCAGGGCTGGTGAAATATAGCCAAAGGCCGCTAAGGGAATACCAATAATATTATAACCTAACGCCCAAAACAGATTTTGACGAATTTTTCTCATGGTCCTCTGCCCGATCGCTAATGCTTTCCATACAGTCATGATATGGGGTTTAACCAAGGTCACGTCGGCCGTATGCACGACCACATCATTTCCAGTCGCCACAGCTATCCCCACAAAAGCTTGGGCTAATGCAGGCGCATCATTAATCCCATCTCCGACCATGGCCACATGCGCACCAAATTTTTGCCACAGTTCGACTAGACGCGCTTTTTCTACTGGGGACAACTCCGCATGCACATCGCGAATACCTAGCGACCTGGCCACGGATTGTGCGGAGATTTTTCGGTCACCTGTTAACATACTGACGCGGTAACCATCTTTGACTAATCGTTGTAAAGTTCTTCGCGCATCATCCCGAATCGGATCAGCAATAGCAAGAGCGCCATACACCAGCCCACCAACCGCTACAAAAACGATCGTAGCGCCGCGTTTCATTAACGATTCCATCGGCACCTGATCCCATTCGCCGGGCAGAGAGACACCGTAATCGGCTAGCAGGGTCATATTCCCCACCAGTACCGTTCCTTGACCGTCCGAGGACTCGGCAACCATCCCTTTGCCCGGCTCAGTAAAGATGTCGTCTACGCCGGGAACATGCTCTAAGGATCCTGCAACTTCTTTTGCCCGCTCTACTATCGCCCGACTCAACGGATGATTGGACTCTTTTTCGACGCTGGCTGCCCAATAAAGCACATCCTCTGCTTTCACACGACCTACCGGTAAGATCGCAATCACCTGGGGACGTCCAGCAGTCAGCGTACCCGTTTTATCCAGTGCCACATGATCAACCTGACTAAGTCGTTCCAAGGCTTCACCATTCCGGTACAAGATGCCATGCCGCGCACCGACTCCAGATCCCACCATAACTGCGGTGGGCGTGGCTAATCCTAAGGCACAGGGACAGGCAACCACTAACACGGCAACCCCATGCAGTAAGGCGTCTGACCACTCCCGGGTTAAGACTCCTGTCATTAAAAACGTTATTACGGCCAATCCCATCACCGTGGGCACAAATACATTACTGATTCGGTCAGCAAATCGCTGAATCGGGGCCTTCCCTGCCTGAGCGTCTTCTACCGTACGCACAATTTGGGCCAAGACTGTATCTTGACCAATCTTTTGTGCCGTCATAACAAATGCTCGTTCACCTTGGTGGATAGTTCCTGCCATGACACATTGTCCCCGCTCACGGAGCTGCCATTCGGGTTCACCCGTTAATAACGACTCATCAATGAGCCCTTGACCCTCTCGAATGATGCCGTCGACCGGAATTTTATCCCCCGGTCGGATCTGAATCTCATCGCCAATTTGAATTTGATCAATGTCTCGCCATTCAAATGCATTCTGTCCAGGAGATCTCACCGAAGCTTTTTCCGGACGTAAAGCCAATAAATCGGCAATGGCTTGGCTAGTTCTCCCTTTTGCGACGCTCTCCAAATACTTTCCTAATAGAATCAAGGTAATTAATGTGGCCGAAGAATCAAAAAACAACGGTCCATGTGTGATCCAATTTACTGTCGAGAATCCCCAGGCAGACAATGTTCCCATCGCCACTAACACATCCATATTGGCATTACCATGGCGCAGATTTTGATAAGCTCGGTGGATAAACGTTAATCCCGGACCCCACTGAATAATCGTCGCCAAAACAAATTGCCACGTGGTATTCCCCAACCACTTAGGCCCTATGGGAACAATCATATGCAGCATGATAAGCCATAGCGGCACGGTCAGACTAAAAGACAATAATAGGCGATAAAAGGCCCGGATCCTCTCTTGCTCCTTAGGATCTTTGCCTTGAGAATTCCTTAACGAGACACTAAATCCGTGATCTTGTAATGTCCTCACCACATCGTCTATAGATATAACTCCTTGCAATAACGATATGGTGGCTGTCGAATCGGCCACATTCACAATCACCTTATAGACGCCATAAATAGCCAGGCATGTCATTTCAAACTTCATTCGTAGGGGTGTCTCATCGACTCCCCACACAGTCAATTGGTAGTTTTCAAGGCGCACATGATAACCGATTGCGTTGACTGCATCGACAAATTGGCGGGGACTCACTTGATCTGGATTGAAAACAATATTGGCCTTTTCTAACGCTAAATTGACTTCTGCTCGCCCGACCCCCGGTAAGTGATTCAATTCCTTTTCTACCCGCAAGGAGCAACTGGCACAAGTCATCCCGCCAATGTCTAAGGTAATTTGATTCCGGGATTCGCCAGGGGAGACTTGTTGCGCCATCTATGCCACCTCTTTTTCAACGCGTTGGCGCGATAGTCAATGATCTATGGACACATAATTGATTAATCACTGGCAGCGTTGTCCAATATTTTTATGTTGTATGGGTATGCCTTTTTGCCTGTATCATGTCTTAAAAAACTCATGATTTTTTGCTGAAGTCAAAAAACTTCTCGGTCAAGAAGACTTTTCTTCAGCGTTTCTAATTATCTGTATAATGGAATTGTTAAATCTTTTTTGGCTTTTATGATGTTAATTCTGAAAGGAGGCTGCGGTAATGGAAGTGCCAATGTTGCCCATGCGCTTTTTACATCGTGCCCGGTCCCTCTATCCTCGCAAAACAGCAATCATTTGTCATCAAGTGGAAGAGACCTATGAAGACTTTTCCCAACGCGTGAATCAATTATCCCGGGCCCTTCACCGTGTTGGGGTAAAGCAAGGAGACCGCGTTGCCTATTTGGCACTTAATTGTCACCGGATGATTGAAGGATATTATGGCGTTCCTCAAATTGGCGCCATATTATTATGCCTTAATATTCGCTTGCATCCTGAAGAAATTGCATTTATTATCAATGATGCTACGCCCAAAGTCCTTGTTGTCTCACCCCAATTACTCCCCTTATGGACCGCAATCCAAGACAAATGCCCGAGTGTTCAACACGTCTGGCTCATGGAGCCCAGTCCATCTCCTAGTCCCTTCCCAACCTATGATGACATGCTTGCTTGTGAATCTCCTGATGCCCCCGAAGTGCCCGTCATTAACGAAAATGACGTCGCTGAACTTTTTTACACATCAGGAACGACCGGATCCCCCAAAGGAGTGATGATGACCTATAGAAATTTATATGCTCATGCTCTCAGCACATTGGCCACAGTCAACTTTAATGATGAGGTCATCCAGATTGTCGGCACAGTTCCTCTTTTTCACGTCAACGGATGGGGTTCTCCTCATTATTTAGTAGCGGTCGGAGCGACCCAAGTTGTGGTCCCACGATTTGATCCTGAACTATTTGGTGAGGCTGTCCAACGAACTCGTGCCACACATGCGCTACTGGTCCCGACAATGTTAAATAGCTTGTTAAATTCACCGGCTGTGGAACATTACGATTTCTCTTCGCTGCAGCAAATTCTTTTAGGGGGAGCAGCCACCGCCTATTCCCTTATCGAAGAAGCGCGTAACCGTCTAGAATGTGAATGCATTGTGGGTTATGGCCTAACCGAAACTTGCCCCATAGTTTCCATTGCCTATGTCAAGTCATCTCTAAAGACCTTGCCACGCTCAGAACAAAACCGGTTGCAATCATTAACCGGTTTACCAGCCGTAGGTATTGACGTCGAAATTTTTGATTCGTCTGGACAGCCCTTACCGCATGACGGTCAACATCCCGGGGAACTCGGCGTGCGAGCTGATAGCGTGATGAAAGGCTACTGGAATCGACCTGAGGACACTGCTAAAGCATTTCACAATGGATGGTTTTTGACAGGCGATGTGGCCGTTATTGATTCAGAAGGCTACATCAATATTGTCGACCGCAAAAAAGATATTGTGATTTCAGGCGGTGAAAATATCTCCAGTTTACATGTCGAAGACGTTTTATATGCGCATCCTGATATCTTGGAAGCTGCGGTAATTGGCATTCCCGATCCGAAATGGGGAGAAATTCCCCATGCTATTGTCGTGCCCAAAGCAGGCCACAACATTTCCCTTGACCAATTGCAAGCATTTTGCCGGGAACGCCTAGGAGGATTTGAGGTGCCCAAATCGTGGGAAATCGCAGAAAGTCTACCCAAAACGGGCACTGGAAAAATCATGAAGCATATCTTACGGGAGAAGTTTCGGTCCCCATCACGATCGTAATGACCATAAACTGCCTTGTTCGTTAAGAGGTATCGGAACAAGGCAGTTTGCCTTTTCTTTTAATCCTTACGATACACTTCATAGCCTTTAGGACTCCAGATGAGCTTTTGTGCTTGGATATCCATGTGGGGCCATAGAACCGAGGAAATCCTGTTAAACTCGGTTGTGGAGCCGGTCGTATAAAACGTTAATGATCCCCCTGAAGAAACGCGTAGCGGCCCCAATACGTCTTGTAAATGCTTGGCCGTTTCATAACCCGGATCAACAATCACAGCCCGGTTTCCCACTTCCTCATAAAAAATCCGTTCCATATGCGGGAAATGAGTACAACCTAAGACCACGGTATCCACTTGATGCCTGAAAACTGTATTTAGACATTCTCGCACAGCCATGCGAGCCTGCTCAGTTTCGGTTTGTCCGGATTCCGCCATGGTCACCAATACCGGGCATGGCCACTGCACGACCTGTGCCTTATGGCTATAGTGTTCAATAGCCTTCCGGTACACTTCCGATTTATAAGTCGCATACGTCGACAATATCCCAATGCGCCCAGAAGCACTTGTATGCACCGCTTTTTCTGCCCCAGGTTGCACAACACCAATGACAGGGACAGGAGATTTGGCCCGGGCAATGTCTAATGCCGCTGCCGTCGCCGTGTTACATGCAATGACCACGGCCTTAACCTCTTGCTTAATAAAGAAATCCAAAAATCGAAGAAATAAGTCACGCACCTCATCTAAAGAGCGTGACCCATAAGGAAAATGATCAGAATCCGCACCGTAAATAAAGTGTTCCCCCGGATAGAGCGCCCAAGCGCGCCGTAAAACGGTTAATCCGCCCTCTCCGGAATCGAAAACGGCAATGGGTCGATTGGCCACAGACATCCTCCTACGGTTCAAGACACACTGGCCCTATTATACCCAAGGCCGATGAGGACGCAATCACTGCTTGCAATTATTTCACGACAGGATGCGTGAGGTGCCGCGTCGGATGAGGTCCGTTTTGCTCCTCGGGAGGAACGATATGCCGAAAAGCGAAATAATATGCTAAAACATTCAGGGTCATAAAGAAAACTGCCCCATAGATGGGAAAGTCTAAAAATGATTCCATTTCACTTCCGCCAATAACGGGAGACAACATAGAGGTCAACTGCGACGGCAAGTTACTAAATGCAGCGACACGGCTCCGGTAACGTTGATCCGCCACGCCCATTGCGTATGACTGCCTCGCAGGCATTCCCAACGAATTAAAGACCATCCGCAGAAGATAACTCAATCCCGCGAGCCAAAACGTTGGCATAAAAGGCATTAGCGCTAGCCAAATAATACTAATAGTCCGGGTATAAGTCACAGCGCGTACAGCACCCAAGTATTGGCTTATTTTGGAAGATAAGAGATAAGGCATAGCAGTGGCCAAATTAATGATGGTGTAAAGGGTGCCTAGTTCCGCCGGTCCTGCACCATATCGCCGATAAAACCAATATGTAAGAAGCGGGCCTAAAAAGCCAAACCCCAGACCATTTAATGCATTGGTTAAACCTAGACGTCCCGTTAACTGTTTGACATTAATCGGCACAGACTCATCAGCCTCAGTTGCCCTCATTGCGTGAGGGGACCGAGACTCGCGGATGGGCCAGGCGACCATCACCATAAAAATCGACAATACGGCGCTAAATCCGAATAACAATTGATAGCTTGTTCCCCATGAAATACCGTGCTCATGCAATAATTCGGGAACGGCCGCGACCAAGGAGCCCAAAGCTCCTGCTAGGACTCCCACAAACGAGATACGGCCAAATACTTTTGTCCGGTTTGCTGGGGTCACTGCTTCCGCCAATAAGGGTTGTTCAGCGGGAAATAACGGTCCCCACGACCCTCCACTGCCAGCCCCTCCGCCTTTGCCGACGCCACCTAAACCCGATGCTAAGACGATAAGCCAAAAGTCTCGGGATGTGGTCATGACGAGACTTCCTAAAAATGATAACAGACTCAAAATAATGATAGCGCGTTTTCTTCCGACTTTATCCCCAAAAATGCCAACTCCCGCCAGCAATAAGACACTGATAATTCCTGACAAAGTCAATACCATCCCAATACGCGCTGCAGAATATCCCGAAACAGCTAAATAAAGCGGAAAAATTACGGTCAAAAATGCCGTAGCAAAACTTCGTAAAGCACGATTAGCATATAACCACTTAAGATTTTGAGACACTGGCATTTCCTCCGCACCCTGCAATTTTCATGGTTAAATATAGCACTCTTTTTTAAACCGTGACATTTTCTCATGTGTTTTGGGAATATCCTTGTTTATCCAATGTATCCATTCTTTCCCATTCGCCGTGATGACAACATCACGCGACGACTCATTCTGCTATGCAAAAAAGACGCCACAGGGCTTGTTGTTTTATCCTTATGCGTAACAAGCCACCCTGCGGCATCCCATAACACTAACGCGATTCTACAGTTCAATCTGCCATAATTCTATGACCAATGTCGAATTATCCATGATAAAAGGGATTAACGCGCGACACAGGAGTGGCAAGGACCCAGTCCCACGAATTCCCCAGATAAATCGTTCCCCCCACAATGACCGGGTTAACAATGCCGAAACGTCCGCCTAAGGTTTCATGGCCTAGCACCTGTCCCGTTCGGGGATTTAGCGCGTAAATAGTGGGACCTGTCGAAACATAGAGGGTCCCCTGATAATACGTGGGAGCTCCCCGCCCAGCTCCAGCAGGTCCAGCATGGGGAACATGCCAGGTCCACAGTAGCCGCCCGTTCGTTAAATTGTACGCTTGATATACACTATTGACCGGGCTGCCCACATAAATGACATGATCATGAATCATGGGAACGCCCCCCTTAAACGCTGGGGGTAATGGGCCCCGTCCCATCTTTGCAGTCCACAAAACATGACCATTTTGGGCGTTAACAGCAAAAAGTACTGTATTTACGGTTTTTTGTCCCGCAATAACTTTGGGATCAGCGACGGCATCCATCACGACTATATGATCGGCCACTGCCGGTGACACGTCACCCATACCGGTATTGACAACACCGGGCTGAGTCACTTTCCAGATCACTTGACCAGTTTTGGCATCAAGGCAATACAGCCATCCCGGCACCGAAAGTGATACATAAACCTTACCGTTCACCACACTTAAACTTGACATATTGTCGATACCACCAACAAAGGTATCCCAGATGGATTGGCCCGTGGACGCATTAATGCAATGAATATGACCACTGCCCGTCGCAAAATAAATGTCGCCATCTTTGACAACAGGTGTGGCCATGGCTTCACCGACCGTTCCATAACGCCACAACAACTTACCAGTTTGCGCATTGAGTGCATAAACGCCATTAAAACTAACATGTTCTCCCCGAACGGCTGGTTGATGAGCCGCATACTTTTGTACCGCGGAAAAATTGAAACCTACACTGCCAGCGGAAATATAAACGATATTGCCAGACACCACAGGATCGCCCATTAAATGATTTCCAACAGGACTGCTACGCCATATGAGATGACCCGTCTTGGCATTGATGGCGTACGCAAAATCATCATCACTTTCCGCGTACACCACTCCTTTAACCACCGTCACACCCGTAGCATTGCCATAAAATTGGGTAATGGTGGGTAAGGCACTTCGCGCCCCATACACACTGGTGTCATAAGCATTAGGGTTAGACAAGGGCCACGCTCTCGCTTCAGAAAAGGACCACGATACACCATGTTTCATCCATGCCGGGGCTGATGAAGACACCGCGAAGGCAGCATTGTGTTGCGCGTTAGCATAAGCATGCGTCCAGGTGACCGGAAAGTACTTTGCTATCCGGGACGAAGGCATATTCTGGGGTAACACGACGCGAGCAAAAGGATTAGCTAATAGACGATTCAGAGTCGTGAAAAGTTGCTTGTCACAGGGTTTGGCTGAGTTTGCCGCACTAACACTTTGCTGTCCACATCCACTTGCCGTTATAAGCATAGTGCCTAATACAAAAGCTGTGAATGCTTGCCGTTTTGTTATCATCCGATTATCATCCTTCCTTCACAAAACACGCCGAATAGCGAAATATCGCCAACACACTGAGGGATGCTCATGACGTGAGTTGTCGAGTAGCCTAAGGCGCGTTCATTCTATGACGAAAGATTTCTGAAAAACTATCGGATCCGCTGCTGATTTAATTTCAACTTGTCTTAGGTTATCTAAGAAGGCTAATTCTGTATCTGCCATGTAAAAAAATATCTTCCTTGTGGCGCTGTTTTGTTTATACTAATAACTAGTACAATTTGCCTATCGCAAAGGAAGGGTCTAGTGGTGAAGATCCCTGCTCAGATTGCTCCTGTATTCTTTGTACGAGCCGTCATTCCAGTAATTTGTTTAACCAGTTTCTTATGTGTTCCCTCACACCCCCTGGTATTTAGCATCATTGCAGTCATTGCGCTTATCGATATCTTGATGCAATTTGTTTCTCATTCGCATCGTCAGGAAGTTAGGGACTCTTATTCCCTAAATGCCTTAAAAGGATCGTGGATTCGGGATTTGACTTATACCTTAACCATATATGGCATCTATTTTCGCTATCCGCAGGTTCCCGCATTGTCACTCAGTCCTGTTGCTGTGGCTGAAGGCATGATTTTTGCGGCCTCACCCCAACTCATCGCAATGTTGTCGCTATTCGGAGGACTCATTGTCATCCGCCGAATCATCTTTGCCTCGATAGGTTTGCCGATGATCCATATCAGCTGGCTCTTTTTCTTGATTACCACATTAATCATGGCGTCTGTCCTAGGATGGTTATTGACCCAGCAACAAGAAACGCAACAACGCCTAGAATTCACTCACCAACAGAGTCGCAAGATTCTTGCCGCCATAATTGACAGAATATTGATAACTAACAAAATCATTTTAGAGGAAAC is a window encoding:
- a CDS encoding GNAT family N-acetyltransferase, giving the protein MLIRAARPEDLEDIYQLVTYYANQGALLPRTRESLVAHLPHLAVAYQNSRLAGVVALHRLEPTVSEVRSLAVDPAFHKQGIGQQLVLYAVHQAEAEGYHKVIAFTRQVTFFEHCGFHAVPRESVPGKYFIDCVGCPMLTHCDEIAMERVLSVDSTRTSLTAAPASLT
- a CDS encoding heavy-metal-associated domain-containing protein; amino-acid sequence: MERVSLGVKGMTCNHCVMTVTNALKSVDGVKTASVSLDQELAKVTYDESKTSLEQLKQAVIAAGYQVE
- a CDS encoding heavy metal translocating P-type ATPase encodes the protein MAQQVSPGESRNQITLDIGGMTCASCSLRVEKELNHLPGVGRAEVNLALEKANIVFNPDQVSPRQFVDAVNAIGYHVRLENYQLTVWGVDETPLRMKFEMTCLAIYGVYKVIVNVADSTATISLLQGVISIDDVVRTLQDHGFSVSLRNSQGKDPKEQERIRAFYRLLLSFSLTVPLWLIMLHMIVPIGPKWLGNTTWQFVLATIIQWGPGLTFIHRAYQNLRHGNANMDVLVAMGTLSAWGFSTVNWITHGPLFFDSSATLITLILLGKYLESVAKGRTSQAIADLLALRPEKASVRSPGQNAFEWRDIDQIQIGDEIQIRPGDKIPVDGIIREGQGLIDESLLTGEPEWQLRERGQCVMAGTIHQGERAFVMTAQKIGQDTVLAQIVRTVEDAQAGKAPIQRFADRISNVFVPTVMGLAVITFLMTGVLTREWSDALLHGVAVLVVACPCALGLATPTAVMVGSGVGARHGILYRNGEALERLSQVDHVALDKTGTLTAGRPQVIAILPVGRVKAEDVLYWAASVEKESNHPLSRAIVERAKEVAGSLEHVPGVDDIFTEPGKGMVAESSDGQGTVLVGNMTLLADYGVSLPGEWDQVPMESLMKRGATIVFVAVGGLVYGALAIADPIRDDARRTLQRLVKDGYRVSMLTGDRKISAQSVARSLGIRDVHAELSPVEKARLVELWQKFGAHVAMVGDGINDAPALAQAFVGIAVATGNDVVVHTADVTLVKPHIMTVWKALAIGQRTMRKIRQNLFWALGYNIIGIPLAAFGYISPALAGAAMAFSSVLVVTNSLTLRHMVIDEA
- a CDS encoding long-chain-fatty-acid--CoA ligase — protein: MEVPMLPMRFLHRARSLYPRKTAIICHQVEETYEDFSQRVNQLSRALHRVGVKQGDRVAYLALNCHRMIEGYYGVPQIGAILLCLNIRLHPEEIAFIINDATPKVLVVSPQLLPLWTAIQDKCPSVQHVWLMEPSPSPSPFPTYDDMLACESPDAPEVPVINENDVAELFYTSGTTGSPKGVMMTYRNLYAHALSTLATVNFNDEVIQIVGTVPLFHVNGWGSPHYLVAVGATQVVVPRFDPELFGEAVQRTRATHALLVPTMLNSLLNSPAVEHYDFSSLQQILLGGAATAYSLIEEARNRLECECIVGYGLTETCPIVSIAYVKSSLKTLPRSEQNRLQSLTGLPAVGIDVEIFDSSGQPLPHDGQHPGELGVRADSVMKGYWNRPEDTAKAFHNGWFLTGDVAVIDSEGYINIVDRKKDIVISGGENISSLHVEDVLYAHPDILEAAVIGIPDPKWGEIPHAIVVPKAGHNISLDQLQAFCRERLGGFEVPKSWEIAESLPKTGTGKIMKHILREKFRSPSRS
- the murI gene encoding glutamate racemase, translating into MANRPIAVFDSGEGGLTVLRRAWALYPGEHFIYGADSDHFPYGSRSLDEVRDLFLRFLDFFIKQEVKAVVIACNTATAAALDIARAKSPVPVIGVVQPGAEKAVHTSASGRIGILSTYATYKSEVYRKAIEHYSHKAQVVQWPCPVLVTMAESGQTETEQARMAVRECLNTVFRHQVDTVVLGCTHFPHMERIFYEEVGNRAVIVDPGYETAKHLQDVLGPLRVSSGGSLTFYTTGSTTEFNRISSVLWPHMDIQAQKLIWSPKGYEVYRKD
- a CDS encoding MFS transporter, which produces MPVSQNLKWLYANRALRSFATAFLTVIFPLYLAVSGYSAARIGMVLTLSGIISVLLLAGVGIFGDKVGRKRAIIILSLLSFLGSLVMTTSRDFWLIVLASGLGGVGKGGGAGSGGSWGPLFPAEQPLLAEAVTPANRTKVFGRISFVGVLAGALGSLVAAVPELLHEHGISWGTSYQLLFGFSAVLSIFMVMVAWPIRESRSPHAMRATEADESVPINVKQLTGRLGLTNALNGLGFGFLGPLLTYWFYRRYGAGPAELGTLYTIINLATAMPYLLSSKISQYLGAVRAVTYTRTISIIWLALMPFMPTFWLAGLSYLLRMVFNSLGMPARQSYAMGVADQRYRSRVAAFSNLPSQLTSMLSPVIGGSEMESFLDFPIYGAVFFMTLNVLAYYFAFRHIVPPEEQNGPHPTRHLTHPVVK
- a CDS encoding PQQ-binding-like beta-propeller repeat protein, which translates into the protein MITKRQAFTAFVLGTMLITASGCGQQSVSAANSAKPCDKQLFTTLNRLLANPFARVVLPQNMPSSRIAKYFPVTWTHAYANAQHNAAFAVSSSAPAWMKHGVSWSFSEARAWPLSNPNAYDTSVYGARSALPTITQFYGNATGVTVVKGVVYAESDDDFAYAINAKTGHLIWRSSPVGNHLMGDPVVSGNIVYISAGSVGFNFSAVQKYAAHQPAVRGEHVSFNGVYALNAQTGKLLWRYGTVGEAMATPVVKDGDIYFATGSGHIHCINASTGQSIWDTFVGGIDNMSSLSVVNGKVYVSLSVPGWLYCLDAKTGQVIWKVTQPGVVNTGMGDVSPAVADHIVVMDAVADPKVIAGQKTVNTVLFAVNAQNGHVLWTAKMGRGPLPPAFKGGVPMIHDHVIYVGSPVNSVYQAYNLTNGRLLWTWHVPHAGPAGAGRGAPTYYQGTLYVSTGPTIYALNPRTGQVLGHETLGGRFGIVNPVIVGGTIYLGNSWDWVLATPVSRVNPFYHG
- a CDS encoding helix-turn-helix transcriptional regulator; translation: MKIPAQIAPVFFVRAVIPVICLTSFLCVPSHPLVFSIIAVIALIDILMQFVSHSHRQEVRDSYSLNALKGSWIRDLTYTLTIYGIYFRYPQVPALSLSPVAVAEGMIFAASPQLIAMLSLFGGLIVIRRIIFASIGLPMIHISWLFFLITTLIMASVLGWLLTQQQETQQRLEFTHQQSRKILAAIIDRILITNKIILEETERTRLDHLIKAVCDGDDNAQDCDRLGQTISQTLQQRQHALNLLTEREREILTFMAQKNLSYRAIAQKLHVSEGTIRAHASNIMQKAHVHSRQDAVIWAQSWHLLPINGPLREKISQHHYETE